The following are encoded in a window of Streptomyces sp. 11x1 genomic DNA:
- a CDS encoding lysophospholipid acyltransferase family protein: MFYYLLKYVLLGPLLRLVFRPRIEGLEHVPSSGAAIVAGNHLSFSDHFLMPAILKRRITFLAKAEYFTGPGLKGRLTAFFFHSVGQIPVDRSGKEAGQAAIREGLGVLSKDELLGIYPEGTRSHDGRLYKGKVGVAVMALKAGVPVIPCAMIGTFEAQPPGKVIPHIHPVVIRFGKPLDFSRYEGMENEKAVLRAITDEIMYAILTLSEQEYVDQYAAVVKAEEATAAKERKFPRMPLS, encoded by the coding sequence GTGTTCTATTACCTGCTCAAGTACGTGCTTCTGGGCCCCCTGCTGAGACTGGTCTTCCGGCCTCGCATCGAAGGCCTCGAACACGTGCCGTCGTCGGGCGCGGCCATCGTCGCGGGCAATCACCTGTCCTTCTCGGACCACTTCCTGATGCCCGCGATCCTCAAGCGCCGCATCACCTTCCTGGCGAAGGCCGAGTACTTCACCGGCCCGGGGCTGAAGGGCAGGTTGACGGCGTTCTTCTTCCACAGCGTCGGGCAGATCCCGGTCGACCGCTCCGGCAAGGAGGCGGGCCAGGCCGCCATCCGTGAGGGGCTCGGCGTGCTGAGCAAGGACGAACTCCTCGGCATCTATCCCGAGGGCACCCGTTCGCACGACGGCCGCCTCTACAAGGGCAAGGTCGGGGTCGCCGTCATGGCGCTCAAGGCCGGGGTGCCCGTCATCCCGTGCGCCATGATCGGCACCTTCGAGGCGCAACCCCCGGGCAAGGTCATCCCCCACATCCACCCCGTCGTCATCCGCTTCGGCAAGCCCCTCGACTTCTCGCGCTACGAGGGCATGGAGAACGAGAAGGCCGTGCTGCGCGCCATCACCGACGAGATCATGTACGCGATCCTCACGCTCTCCGAACAGGAGTACGTCGACCAGTACGCGGCCGTCGTGAAGGCGGAGGAGGCCACCGCGGCGAAGGAGCGGAAGTTCCCGCGTATGCCACTGAGTTGA
- a CDS encoding SpoIIE family protein phosphatase, which translates to MTGSGEEPGVNDPLGDALAAAVRRTGARSGGVYVLDPDESVLGLIALCGIPVDAFAPWWRAPYTVHGPTQDAVRNERLVWVSSLDELARCYPRVAASIPYQVAFAVVPLPEVRHCRGALLLMWSPGRSPALSRRERGHITAGARSVARVLDAADRPPAIPDRPRFVRPDTAEPTPQSGAEAARLVERLPLGTLALDLGGRITYVNAAAVGLLARPAEQLLGTWPWQSLTWLDNIAYMDAYRTALSSREPVALTVLRPPNQWLDLRLQTDDSGTSVLIAPDPSSKPLGGRPTLTGTPSHSRIHLLMALAAALTETVGVQDVVDLVADRILPAFGAHGMIMSTAQAGRIQIIGSRGYDPAVIEQFDGLPTDADLTPAGRALTTGAASFFADRGELARLYPRAPQITDKHAWAFLPLLSSGHPIGCLLLAYNDPHPFSAAERSVLTPLAGLIAQALDRARLYDAQHNLAHALQQTLLPHALPTVTGLDVAARYLPASHGMDIGGDFYDLIRLTDTTAAAVIGDVQGHDMAAAALMGQVRMAVHAHATAGATPEQVLTRTDRDLADLNAGRFVSCLYAHLDLARHEVTLASAGHPPPLLRHTDRRTHPVDIRPGPPLGVGLGTPAYPPTTLSLAPETLLALYTDGLVEDPGSDIGRTITDLADHLGDSGDLPLHQLVDDLVHHTHRTGRHTDDIALLLLRPLHTAEP; encoded by the coding sequence ATGACCGGGTCCGGGGAGGAGCCGGGCGTGAACGATCCGCTCGGCGATGCCCTGGCGGCGGCGGTGCGCCGTACGGGTGCCAGGTCCGGAGGCGTCTACGTCCTGGACCCGGACGAGTCCGTCCTCGGACTGATCGCCCTGTGCGGAATCCCGGTCGACGCCTTCGCACCGTGGTGGCGGGCCCCTTACACCGTGCACGGCCCGACCCAGGACGCGGTACGCAACGAGCGGCTGGTCTGGGTCAGTTCCCTGGACGAACTCGCCCGCTGCTACCCGCGCGTCGCGGCGAGCATCCCCTACCAGGTCGCCTTCGCGGTCGTCCCGCTCCCCGAGGTCCGGCACTGCCGGGGCGCGCTGCTGCTGATGTGGTCCCCGGGCCGGTCACCGGCCCTCAGCCGCCGGGAGCGCGGGCACATCACGGCCGGCGCCCGCAGTGTCGCCCGCGTCCTGGACGCCGCCGACAGGCCCCCGGCCATCCCCGACCGGCCACGTTTCGTCCGCCCCGACACCGCGGAGCCGACACCGCAGTCCGGGGCCGAGGCGGCCCGGCTGGTGGAACGCCTGCCCCTGGGCACGCTCGCCCTCGACCTGGGCGGCCGCATCACCTATGTGAACGCCGCGGCCGTCGGTCTGCTGGCCAGACCGGCCGAGCAACTGCTGGGCACGTGGCCCTGGCAGTCCCTGACCTGGCTCGACAACATCGCGTACATGGACGCGTACCGCACTGCTTTGAGCAGCCGCGAGCCGGTCGCGCTGACCGTCCTGCGGCCCCCGAACCAGTGGCTCGACCTCCGCCTCCAGACGGACGACAGCGGCACCAGCGTCCTGATCGCCCCCGACCCGTCCTCCAAGCCCCTCGGCGGGCGGCCGACCCTCACGGGAACCCCGTCGCACAGCCGCATCCACCTGCTGATGGCGCTGGCAGCGGCACTGACGGAGACCGTCGGCGTCCAGGACGTCGTCGATCTGGTCGCCGACCGGATCCTGCCCGCCTTCGGCGCCCACGGCATGATCATGTCCACCGCGCAGGCCGGCCGCATCCAGATCATCGGGTCCCGGGGCTACGACCCCGCCGTCATCGAGCAGTTCGACGGTCTGCCGACGGACGCCGATCTGACCCCCGCCGGGCGCGCCCTGACCACCGGCGCCGCCTCGTTCTTCGCCGACCGCGGTGAACTCGCCCGCCTCTATCCGAGAGCCCCGCAGATCACCGACAAGCACGCATGGGCCTTCCTGCCGCTGCTCAGCTCCGGGCACCCCATCGGCTGCCTCCTGCTGGCCTACAACGACCCCCACCCCTTCTCCGCCGCCGAGCGCTCCGTCCTCACGCCCCTCGCCGGGCTCATCGCCCAGGCCCTGGACCGGGCACGCCTCTACGACGCCCAGCACAACCTCGCCCACGCCCTGCAGCAGACCCTCCTGCCGCACGCCCTGCCCACCGTGACCGGCCTGGACGTCGCCGCCCGCTACCTCCCCGCGAGCCACGGCATGGACATCGGCGGCGACTTCTACGACCTCATCCGCCTGACCGACACCACCGCCGCCGCGGTCATCGGGGACGTCCAGGGCCACGACATGGCGGCCGCCGCCCTCATGGGGCAGGTGCGCATGGCCGTCCACGCCCACGCCACGGCCGGAGCCACGCCCGAGCAGGTCCTCACCCGCACCGACCGCGACCTCGCCGACCTGAACGCCGGCCGCTTCGTCTCCTGCCTCTACGCCCACCTCGACCTCGCCCGTCACGAGGTCACCCTCGCCAGCGCCGGGCACCCGCCACCGCTGCTGCGCCACACCGACCGTCGCACCCACCCCGTCGACATCCGCCCCGGCCCTCCGCTCGGTGTCGGCCTCGGGACCCCCGCCTACCCGCCCACCACGCTGTCCCTGGCCCCGGAGACACTCCTCGCCCTCTACACCGACGGCCTGGTGGAGGACCCCGGCAGCGACATCGGCCGGACCATCACCGACCTCGCCGACCACCTCGGCGACTCCGGCGACCTCCCGCTGCACCAACTCGTGGACGACCTCGTGCACCACACCCACCGCACCGGCCGGCACACCGACGACATCGCCCTGCTGCTGCTCCGGCCGCTGCACACCGCAGAGCCGTGA
- a CDS encoding sugar diacid recognition domain-containing protein gives MLSPSLAQEIAGDTSAVIGFNVLITDAEGMVIGSGDSSRVGTFHEASVEVIRTQEPAAHSASQAHRLRGVRPGVTLPLVTDGQAVGTVGITGTPAQVRRFGLLVKRQTEILLRESVMLRSRLLAERAAEKLFADIASYDPQVVEGDFLLFRAAELGFDLRLPRVAVAFEVTVAEPGGRRHGGAPTRDMALVRSELLRTVREVFADPQDIVATTAPGRLGVLHRLRTDRATASLTADCRRVADLIAAQNSLTARAGIGGPADSVGALHDSYQDACDALRLTARWAGGSAGRPTTRAAGDGLVHPIADLRIQQLLAAVGQPARGRLLAVTAADLRVQPDWAVLRDTIIAWCEGGFNLVRAAEALHVHRNTVVYRMQKIEQFTGRSLRDHRATMALYLACLSDELGGAPKLPARPGEVADDQPPRPGRTG, from the coding sequence GTGCTGAGCCCGTCGCTCGCTCAGGAGATCGCCGGGGACACCTCCGCGGTGATCGGCTTCAACGTGCTGATCACCGATGCGGAGGGCATGGTCATCGGCAGCGGCGACAGCAGCCGGGTCGGCACCTTCCACGAGGCCTCCGTCGAGGTGATCCGCACCCAGGAACCGGCCGCGCACAGTGCCTCGCAGGCGCATCGGTTGCGGGGTGTGCGGCCCGGTGTCACCCTTCCCCTGGTCACGGACGGGCAGGCGGTGGGCACGGTCGGGATCACCGGCACACCGGCCCAGGTGCGGCGGTTCGGCCTGCTGGTGAAGCGTCAGACGGAGATCCTGCTGCGGGAGTCGGTGATGCTGCGCTCCCGGCTGCTCGCCGAGCGGGCGGCCGAGAAACTGTTCGCGGACATCGCCTCCTACGATCCTCAGGTGGTCGAGGGCGACTTCCTGCTCTTCCGTGCCGCCGAGCTGGGCTTCGACCTGCGGTTGCCCCGGGTCGCGGTGGCCTTCGAGGTGACCGTGGCCGAGCCGGGCGGCCGCCGGCACGGCGGAGCGCCGACCCGGGACATGGCACTGGTGCGCTCGGAGCTGCTCCGCACGGTCCGTGAGGTGTTCGCCGACCCCCAGGACATCGTCGCCACCACGGCTCCCGGCCGGCTCGGCGTGCTGCACCGCCTGCGGACCGACCGGGCGACGGCGTCCCTGACGGCCGACTGCCGCCGGGTCGCCGATCTCATCGCCGCGCAGAACTCCCTCACGGCCCGCGCCGGTATCGGCGGACCGGCCGACTCCGTGGGCGCCCTGCACGACTCCTACCAGGACGCCTGCGACGCGCTCCGGCTGACGGCCCGGTGGGCGGGCGGTTCCGCCGGGCGGCCGACCACCCGCGCGGCGGGCGACGGCCTGGTGCATCCGATCGCCGATCTGCGGATCCAACAGCTCCTGGCGGCAGTGGGCCAGCCTGCCCGAGGCCGACTGCTGGCGGTGACCGCCGCGGACCTGCGTGTCCAGCCGGACTGGGCGGTCCTGCGCGACACGATCATCGCCTGGTGCGAGGGCGGCTTCAATCTCGTACGGGCCGCCGAGGCGCTGCACGTCCATCGCAACACCGTGGTCTACCGCATGCAGAAGATCGAGCAGTTCACCGGCCGGTCGCTGCGCGACCACCGTGCCACCATGGCCCTCTATCTGGCCTGTCTGTCGGACGAGTTGGGCGGGGCTCCGAAGCTGCCCGCGCGACCCGGGGAAGTCGCGGACGACCAGCCGCCGAGGCCCGGACGGACAGGCTGA
- a CDS encoding transporter substrate-binding domain-containing protein encodes MNRLRPLVAALSATLLLSTVGACGADGGDDPANVSAKTAALGTLTPGVIKVAVQPYAPYTSVQGDKIVGLDGDILNQVAERLGLKVEPQVTDFAGMLAGVQSRRVDITIGGVAWSADRQKQGLFTDPPYYSPPAMAVRDGRTYRTVDDLEGRDLGTVEGYVWVKSIQSVPGAELHAYPDANGVFDDLGAGRVDVGFLDPLIIIAAQKERPDLRISTQYLTPPSAAEVEAKPAYAYFQPYQTGFYLPKKAGKLEKAISAEIDRMYENGEMSGLVEKYGGDPKQFLVPTADVAAARRGVDRPRDWTPPSVGE; translated from the coding sequence ATGAACCGTCTGCGTCCACTCGTCGCCGCTCTGTCCGCGACCCTCCTGCTGTCCACCGTCGGCGCCTGTGGTGCGGACGGCGGCGACGACCCGGCGAACGTGTCTGCGAAGACCGCCGCCCTGGGCACCCTCACGCCCGGCGTCATCAAGGTCGCCGTCCAGCCCTACGCGCCCTACACCAGCGTCCAGGGCGACAAGATCGTCGGACTGGACGGCGACATCCTCAACCAGGTGGCCGAGAGACTGGGCCTGAAGGTGGAACCCCAGGTCACGGACTTCGCCGGCATGCTCGCCGGGGTGCAGTCCCGCCGGGTGGACATCACCATAGGCGGGGTCGCCTGGTCGGCGGACCGGCAGAAGCAGGGCCTGTTCACCGACCCGCCCTACTACTCGCCCCCGGCGATGGCCGTCCGCGACGGCAGAACCTACCGGACGGTCGACGACCTGGAGGGCCGCGACCTCGGGACCGTCGAGGGCTATGTCTGGGTCAAGTCGATCCAGTCCGTCCCGGGTGCCGAGCTGCACGCCTACCCCGATGCCAATGGCGTCTTCGACGACCTCGGAGCGGGCCGTGTCGACGTCGGCTTCCTCGACCCGCTCATCATCATCGCGGCCCAGAAGGAACGCCCCGACCTGAGGATCAGCACGCAGTACCTGACCCCGCCGAGCGCGGCGGAGGTCGAGGCGAAGCCCGCCTACGCCTACTTCCAGCCGTACCAGACCGGCTTCTACCTCCCGAAGAAGGCCGGCAAGCTGGAGAAGGCCATCTCCGCCGAGATCGACCGCATGTACGAGAACGGTGAGATGTCCGGGCTGGTCGAGAAGTACGGCGGTGACCCGAAGCAGTTCCTCGTGCCGACGGCCGATGTCGCCGCCGCGCGACGGGGCGTGGACCGGCCACGGGACTGGACCCCGCCGTCCGTCGGCGAGTGA
- a CDS encoding amino acid ABC transporter permease — translation MSDLAAFFEVPWSDYRSDLVDALWRTVSYTVVSFVGAVLLGLAVALLRLSRAWAARAAAAVYTEVFKNVPLLAIIFLTYFGLASAGVRLDVFTAGCLSLVVFYAAYLSEIFRAAISGVHAGQTEAGEALGLGRAGIFGHVILPQAVRQALPGTNTMLVDLLKSTSLLVTVSAAELMSEGRLITSATFRALEVYLVISAVYFALCYPLSQLLLLLERRVRAGVPLSPWRRRRLNAARALLATGPTVPVGDDADMKAGAV, via the coding sequence GTGTCCGATCTCGCCGCCTTCTTCGAAGTCCCTTGGTCCGACTACCGGAGCGATCTCGTCGACGCCCTCTGGCGCACCGTCTCCTACACGGTCGTGAGCTTCGTCGGTGCGGTGCTGCTCGGCCTCGCGGTGGCTCTCCTCCGGCTCAGCCGGGCGTGGGCCGCGCGTGCCGCCGCCGCCGTCTACACGGAGGTGTTCAAGAACGTCCCCCTCCTCGCCATCATCTTCCTCACCTACTTCGGGCTGGCCTCGGCCGGTGTCCGCCTGGACGTCTTCACGGCCGGCTGCCTCAGCCTCGTGGTCTTCTACGCCGCCTACCTCTCGGAGATCTTCCGCGCCGCGATCAGCGGGGTGCACGCGGGACAGACGGAGGCCGGTGAGGCGCTGGGCCTCGGCCGGGCGGGGATCTTCGGCCACGTCATCCTGCCGCAGGCCGTACGTCAGGCGCTGCCCGGCACCAACACCATGCTCGTCGACCTGCTGAAGTCCACCTCGCTGCTGGTCACCGTCTCCGCCGCCGAGCTGATGTCCGAGGGCCGGCTCATCACCTCGGCCACCTTCCGCGCCCTGGAGGTGTACCTCGTCATCTCGGCCGTCTACTTCGCCCTCTGCTATCCGCTCTCCCAACTGCTCCTCCTGCTGGAGCGCAGGGTGCGGGCCGGAGTGCCCCTGTCTCCCTGGCGACGCCGACGTCTGAACGCGGCCCGCGCGCTGCTCGCCACCGGCCCGACCGTCCCGGTCGGGGACGACGCCGACATGAAGGCAGGTGCCGTATGA
- a CDS encoding amino acid ABC transporter ATP-binding protein, with protein sequence MTESATTPEKAAPGAATAGDRSAEADPQKLTPGEHPATADTVVRISGLSKSFDGRLVLDDVDLEVARGRIVSVIGQSGGGKTTLMRCVNLLERPDRGTVEVAGKVVHQGGRTVCRDLARLRRTVGMVFQRFNLFPHLTAVENVVLAQRKAGVPEQQALERAVALLRRVKVAHRGLALPDQLSGGEQQRVAIARALALTPEVLLFDEPTSSLDPEATREVLSVMRELAADGMTMLLVTHELPFAREVSDHVVFVDGGRIVEEGRPEEVLDRPAHARTREFLASYGTAS encoded by the coding sequence ATGACCGAGTCGGCGACCACACCCGAGAAGGCCGCACCCGGAGCAGCCACCGCGGGGGACAGGTCCGCGGAGGCCGACCCCCAGAAGCTCACGCCCGGCGAACACCCGGCGACCGCCGACACCGTCGTCCGCATCAGCGGCCTCAGCAAGTCCTTCGACGGCCGTCTCGTCCTCGACGACGTCGACCTGGAGGTCGCCCGGGGCCGCATCGTCAGCGTCATCGGGCAGAGCGGCGGCGGCAAGACGACGCTGATGCGCTGCGTCAACCTGCTGGAACGCCCGGACCGGGGCACGGTCGAGGTCGCCGGGAAAGTGGTGCACCAGGGCGGCCGCACCGTCTGCCGCGACCTCGCCCGGCTGCGCCGTACCGTCGGCATGGTCTTCCAGCGGTTCAACCTCTTCCCGCATCTCACCGCCGTCGAGAACGTCGTCCTCGCCCAGCGCAAGGCGGGCGTCCCCGAACAGCAGGCACTGGAGCGGGCCGTGGCCCTGCTGCGCCGGGTCAAGGTCGCCCATCGTGGCCTCGCCCTCCCCGACCAGCTCTCCGGCGGCGAACAGCAGCGCGTCGCCATCGCCCGCGCCCTCGCCCTCACCCCCGAGGTGCTCCTCTTCGACGAACCCACCTCCTCCCTCGACCCGGAGGCCACCCGGGAGGTACTGAGCGTGATGCGGGAACTCGCCGCCGACGGCATGACCATGCTGCTGGTCACCCATGAGCTGCCGTTCGCCCGCGAGGTCTCCGACCACGTCGTCTTCGTCGACGGGGGCCGGATCGTGGAGGAGGGCCGACCCGAGGAGGTCCTCGACCGTCCGGCCCACGCGCGCACCCGGGAGTTCCTCGCCTCGTACGGGACCGCGTCATGA